The following are encoded in a window of Caretta caretta isolate rCarCar2 chromosome 19, rCarCar1.hap1, whole genome shotgun sequence genomic DNA:
- the GMEB1 gene encoding glucocorticoid modulatory element-binding protein 1 isoform X2 — MANAEVSVPVGDVVVVPSEGNEGENPEDTKTQVILQLQPVQQGIYEEGSETSAAVVAVETHTIHKLEEGIDPSTIETNDEIEIAYPITCGESKAILLWKKFVCPGINVKCVKFNDQLISPKHFVHLAGKSTLKDWKRAIRLGGIMLRKMMDSGQIDFYQHDKVCTNTCRSTKFDLLISSARAPVPGQQTSVVQTPTSADGSITQIALSEESMEEGIEWNSALTAAVTMATEEGIKKDTEEISEDTLMFWKGIADVGLMEEVVCNIQKEIEEVLKGVQQRLGQSPFQITDAAVLNNVAHTFGLMDTVKKVLDNRKSQTEQGEEQFLYTLADLERQLEEQKKLARDQKMKSQTIQNVVLMPVSAPKPPKRPRLQRPASATVLSPSTPVQQPQFTVISPIAIAPMGQQFSVGNIPVATISQGSSPVTLHTLPSSQLFRYATVVSSSKSSSSDTVTLHPSSSLALLSSAAMQDSSGLANVAAVVNPVELVAMESGLTSTIQAVEGTSEDGQTIIEIDPAPDPEAEAEESEGKAVILETELRTEEKMVADVEDHQHQVHNVEIVVLED, encoded by the exons GATTTACGAAGAGGGCTCTGAGACCAGTGCCGCTGTGGTGGCTGTAGAAACACATACCATACACAAACTAGAAGAAGGGATTG ACCCCAGCACCATTGAAACCAACGATGAAATTGAGATTGCCTACCCCATCACCTGTGGGGAGAGCAAAGCCATCCTTCTCTGGAAGAAGTTTGTCTGTCCAGGAATTAACGTCAAGTGCGTCAAG tttaatgACCAGTTGATCAGCCCTAAGCACTTTGTTCACTTGGCTGGCAAGTCTACCCTGAAGGACTGGAAGAGAGCCATTCGCCTTGGAGGAATCATGTTGAG GAAGATGATGGACTCTGGGCAAATCGACTTCTACCAGCATGACAAGGTTTGCACCAACACCTGTCGAAGCACCAAATTTGATCTCCTGATCAGCAGTGCCAGAGCACCGGTGCCGGGGCAACAAACAAGTGTGGTGCAGACTCCCACATCAGCTGATG GGAGCATCACCCAAATTGCATTGTCCGAGGAGAGCATGGAGGAGGGGATTGAATGGAACTCTGCTCTGACGGCTGCTGTCACCATGGCCACTGAGGAGGGCATCAAGAAGGACACAGAGGAGATTTCGG AGGACACGCTGATGTTCTGGAAAGGAATAGCCGACGTGGGGCTGATGGAAGAGGTCGTCTGCAACATCCAGAAAGAAATAGAAGAGGTGCTGAAAGGTGTCCAGCAGAGGCTCGGCCAATCTCCCTTCCAGATCACAG ATGCTGCAGTCCTGAATAATGTGGCCCACACTTTTGGCCTGATGGACACAGTCAAGAAAGTTTTGGACAACAGGAAAAGCCAAACAGAGCAGGGAGAAGAGCAGTTTCTTTATACTTTAGCAG ACCTGGAACGCCAGCTGGAGGAGCAGAAGAAGCTCGCCAGGGATCAGAAGATGAAGTCTCAGACGATCCAGAACGTGGTGCTGATGCCAGTCAGTGCTCCGAAACCCCCTAAGAGACCTCGTCTGCAGCGCCCGGCCTCAGCCACAGTCTTGAGTCCCTCCACCCCTGTCCAGCAGCCTCAGTTCACAGTCATCTCACCCATTGCCATCGCACCTATGGGACAGCAATTCTCAGTGGGCAACATTCCGGTGGCAACCATCAGCCAGGGATCCAGCCCAGTGACTCTCCACACCTTGCCATCCTCACAGCTCTTCCGATATGCCACCGTGGTGTCTTCCTCCAAGTCCAGTTCATCTGACACTGTGACCCTTCATCCGTCCTCCAGCTTGGCCCTGCTGAGCTCAGCCGCTATGCAGGACAGCAGTGGCCTGGCTAATGTGGCCGCAGTGGTGAACCCTGTGGAACTGGTGGCCATGGAGTCTGGCCTGACGTCTACCATCCAAGCTGTTGAGGGCACCTCAGAAGACGGACAGACCATCATAGAGATAGACCCAGCACCAGATCCTGAAGCAGAGGCTGAGGAATCGGAGGGCAAAGCTGTGATTCTGGAAACTGAGCTGAGGACAGAGGAGAAAATGGTGGCAGATGTTGAGGACCATCAGCATCAGGTGCACAATGTAGAGATCGTTGTCTTGGAGGATTAG
- the GMEB1 gene encoding glucocorticoid modulatory element-binding protein 1 isoform X1, with the protein MANAEVSVPVGDVVVVPSEGNEGENPEDTKTQVILQLQPVQQGLFIDGHFYNRIYEEGSETSAAVVAVETHTIHKLEEGIDPSTIETNDEIEIAYPITCGESKAILLWKKFVCPGINVKCVKFNDQLISPKHFVHLAGKSTLKDWKRAIRLGGIMLRKMMDSGQIDFYQHDKVCTNTCRSTKFDLLISSARAPVPGQQTSVVQTPTSADGSITQIALSEESMEEGIEWNSALTAAVTMATEEGIKKDTEEISEDTLMFWKGIADVGLMEEVVCNIQKEIEEVLKGVQQRLGQSPFQITDAAVLNNVAHTFGLMDTVKKVLDNRKSQTEQGEEQFLYTLADLERQLEEQKKLARDQKMKSQTIQNVVLMPVSAPKPPKRPRLQRPASATVLSPSTPVQQPQFTVISPIAIAPMGQQFSVGNIPVATISQGSSPVTLHTLPSSQLFRYATVVSSSKSSSSDTVTLHPSSSLALLSSAAMQDSSGLANVAAVVNPVELVAMESGLTSTIQAVEGTSEDGQTIIEIDPAPDPEAEAEESEGKAVILETELRTEEKMVADVEDHQHQVHNVEIVVLED; encoded by the exons TTTGTTTATCGATGGACACTTTTACAACAGGATTTACGAAGAGGGCTCTGAGACCAGTGCCGCTGTGGTGGCTGTAGAAACACATACCATACACAAACTAGAAGAAGGGATTG ACCCCAGCACCATTGAAACCAACGATGAAATTGAGATTGCCTACCCCATCACCTGTGGGGAGAGCAAAGCCATCCTTCTCTGGAAGAAGTTTGTCTGTCCAGGAATTAACGTCAAGTGCGTCAAG tttaatgACCAGTTGATCAGCCCTAAGCACTTTGTTCACTTGGCTGGCAAGTCTACCCTGAAGGACTGGAAGAGAGCCATTCGCCTTGGAGGAATCATGTTGAG GAAGATGATGGACTCTGGGCAAATCGACTTCTACCAGCATGACAAGGTTTGCACCAACACCTGTCGAAGCACCAAATTTGATCTCCTGATCAGCAGTGCCAGAGCACCGGTGCCGGGGCAACAAACAAGTGTGGTGCAGACTCCCACATCAGCTGATG GGAGCATCACCCAAATTGCATTGTCCGAGGAGAGCATGGAGGAGGGGATTGAATGGAACTCTGCTCTGACGGCTGCTGTCACCATGGCCACTGAGGAGGGCATCAAGAAGGACACAGAGGAGATTTCGG AGGACACGCTGATGTTCTGGAAAGGAATAGCCGACGTGGGGCTGATGGAAGAGGTCGTCTGCAACATCCAGAAAGAAATAGAAGAGGTGCTGAAAGGTGTCCAGCAGAGGCTCGGCCAATCTCCCTTCCAGATCACAG ATGCTGCAGTCCTGAATAATGTGGCCCACACTTTTGGCCTGATGGACACAGTCAAGAAAGTTTTGGACAACAGGAAAAGCCAAACAGAGCAGGGAGAAGAGCAGTTTCTTTATACTTTAGCAG ACCTGGAACGCCAGCTGGAGGAGCAGAAGAAGCTCGCCAGGGATCAGAAGATGAAGTCTCAGACGATCCAGAACGTGGTGCTGATGCCAGTCAGTGCTCCGAAACCCCCTAAGAGACCTCGTCTGCAGCGCCCGGCCTCAGCCACAGTCTTGAGTCCCTCCACCCCTGTCCAGCAGCCTCAGTTCACAGTCATCTCACCCATTGCCATCGCACCTATGGGACAGCAATTCTCAGTGGGCAACATTCCGGTGGCAACCATCAGCCAGGGATCCAGCCCAGTGACTCTCCACACCTTGCCATCCTCACAGCTCTTCCGATATGCCACCGTGGTGTCTTCCTCCAAGTCCAGTTCATCTGACACTGTGACCCTTCATCCGTCCTCCAGCTTGGCCCTGCTGAGCTCAGCCGCTATGCAGGACAGCAGTGGCCTGGCTAATGTGGCCGCAGTGGTGAACCCTGTGGAACTGGTGGCCATGGAGTCTGGCCTGACGTCTACCATCCAAGCTGTTGAGGGCACCTCAGAAGACGGACAGACCATCATAGAGATAGACCCAGCACCAGATCCTGAAGCAGAGGCTGAGGAATCGGAGGGCAAAGCTGTGATTCTGGAAACTGAGCTGAGGACAGAGGAGAAAATGGTGGCAGATGTTGAGGACCATCAGCATCAGGTGCACAATGTAGAGATCGTTGTCTTGGAGGATTAG